In the Populus nigra chromosome 2, ddPopNigr1.1, whole genome shotgun sequence genome, AGATGGTAAGTCTATATACATTCTAAATCTTAGGATTTCAATTTTAGCCTCCAAATTGAAAACTTCGCAGAACAAAAGCTGACAGAATTGAGTAAAATTTCATGAAACGTAAATTCCAAGTAGCTAGGTCATCGTACAGTGGTACGCATAAACAGGGAAGAAAATCACTTACCAGGGCAGTCTTTGTTGGTAGAAAGAGCGATGAAGAAATCCCATGATTTCTCCAAGTCTTTTTTGACAACAGTAGACTTCATGTccagccttttttttcttccttttctgctTGTTTCTCCTGTGTTCTAATTTATGGAGAATTgactgtttgtttttacatttaaaccgccttatttgatttaaaaaattaaaaaattgatattttttagtgtttttttttgattttgatgtacttgtatcaaaaataaaaaattattttaatacatttacaaataaaaaatatttttgaaaaaaataccatCCACCAAGATAAAATTACtaacacataaaataaataattagttaggcaaatttaattaagaaagcCGCTTGTTTTTCTGTATTTGGTTTGGAATCAATGCGGTTTCTTTTTGACTAAATTGATAATACTTTTGGTAtaataatgtatttatattttatttagtataataaaattgctttttttttttttttaatttccggAAAAAACTTGGATAGAGCTGCTACTCGAGAAGAGAGAGGCCCtctctagagagagaaagaggaagagagGCCCAGTAAAGAAAAACCACAATGGCCGACTTGCTATTCTTCCGTATGGGCCACCTATGTTTGAGCCGAGAGCAATAGACCATTCATTTatagccccccccccccccccccccccggccCCTTTTTTGTAGAAGTTCCGTACAGAGattaaggaaaggaaaaaagatgtgaaataatccaaaatataaaaataaaagaggatgGAAGTTAGAGTTTTATTAgtactttataattattttattctgaataattaattaatattaatttaaatataaaaatattatatataagttcaaataaaaatattattctactattgacaaataaataaaaaataaaaaatatttcttaaagaaaaaacctaCTCGCtagtaaaaacaagaaaaattaagaaaaagcaGCCCCTTTTATTCAATGTTCCCTCCACCGCCCTTCAATGGGATTTAAATCCACAATGCTTGAAAGCCAAACAGCactctaattatatatatatatatatgtaaaaaaaaaagaacccctGATGTtcagaatttaatttttgatttgtcTGAATTTcctcaacttgttttttttttttgaagcgGAGACATTATATAAacctaattaatatttgattatatgatgaaaattattttttgaaagtgttttttatttgaaaatatatcaaaatattttttttagttttttatttgtgatattaacacattaaaataataataaaaactaaaaaacattaatttaatatttttttaagataaatatatttttaaaaaatataaaaaaataaaagttatcacacgctcaaaataaaatctaagtCTACTATTTGTTCAATCTTCGATAGAATTTTTCCTTGAGATGActtcttaccttttttttttcttttgccttttttttttctactattaGATCACTTTGTACCTATAACTATAATACAAGATGCCATGTCTTTATTCTTTCTTAACTCCATGGGCttaaggtttttcttttattataagatGATTTTTAAGAGTgttgtaatgattattttttatttaaaaaatatattaaaataatatatatttttaattttttaaaaataaattttgatatgaacacatcaaaataataataaaaaataaatatattttaaaaaaatataatttctaactCCGTTTCAAAACATAACCTTCAAGTTTCTTTGATATAGAATTTGTTTAGTGATTCTGAGTGATGTTGCGTGATTGAACCACTTTTCTTTGATACATTTCCTAAGTACTACGTTAGGCATGATCAAATATTCTATTAGAAACTTCTTGAGCAGgaaatctattattattattattattattattattattattattattattattattattacatattaaaagtaaatgGTCTGTAAAAGTAACACaactgattttctttttaatgtagaagtgataaatatataattttcagtttttttagaaaacaagttttttttagatttgtttttgtttttataattgatatttttatcattttacacttgacctattaattattattttattttttatccttatttttgtaatagtttttttattttttatttgatatttttttagaaaaaatattattttttattctttatacttTGAGTATTTATCACTCTATACTTGACTTAtttacaccatttttttttattatttttattcttttgaagtttgttttttaatttttttctctttacaattttttttgaaaattattatacaaaaatcaaggaaataatatttcaatataacaattacaacattgttttatttttcttctatgttaaaaatgaatttgagacattttatttttttattaacgtatataatctttactatattttattatatattagtgTCAACTTcttaattcaaagttttattttttattcacaataaaaaaacacgtaATTAAAACCTATACATGAATTTAtttgtgttagaaaaaaaattattcaacctGCAGCTAGACCAgtcgaataaaaaaattaacacttttgttttacatttattaacacaaataatttttaatttatttaattaaacgtATATATAAgccttttgatttataattagaatttttattgtaaaaaaatatatttgaaaagttagcattttttttcttccaaataagTAGTTATTTGCTATAACATGCAAAACATTTCATCACAACAACATCACAAGtactaaatttttcttattgtcTATCATTTCCCTCAAAAACTTAACTACTGTAGTGAGATAATTGCTGCCAATTAGAATGGATTCAAGATTGTTTGATGCCATTCTTTCCGGTGATATAGCTGCATTTCGCTCATTACTAGCAGAAGATCCACTTATACTTGACCGCATTTCTTTGAACTCAACAGAGAATCCTCTACACCTATCATCATTAGCTGGCCAACTCGAAATCACAAGAGAAGTAGCGTGCCAAAAGCCAGCATTTGCCAGGGAGCTAAATCAAGATGGTTTTAGTCCTATACACATTGCCTCCTCAAATGGGCATGTAGAGCTGGTGAGAGAGCTTTTAAGGGTAGGATATGATATTTGTCTTTTGAAGGGAAAAGACGGCAAAACACCACTTCATTTTGCAGCAATGAAAGGACGAGTCGATATTGTGCAGGAATTAGTATGTGCTTGCCCACAATCTGTCAAAGAGGTAACGACTTGCGGTGAAACTGTGCTTCATGTAGCTGTAAAGAGTAACCAGGTTGAAGCTGTTAAGGTTTTGTTGGAAGAGATCAAGAAACTTGACATGATGGAGATTGTTAACTGGAAGGACAAGGATGGTAACACCATAATGCATCTAGCTACCCTCAGAAAACAACATGAGGTGAGGAAAAATTATTCTTACATATTTCTATACTATTTTGattcatttgaaaaatatagtGCTTTAATCTGTGATTATCAGATGCAAACATATATACATTGATCAAAACAATAGTCCACGaggtttgatttgctttctcAGAGCTGGGTTTTAGATTCAAATCACATAAATACCTTAGTAGATGTATATTATATGCAGGGGTGAAGCATTCATTACATGTTGTTTCTTTATGCAGACCATAAGGCTATTAATTGGTCGAGAGGCCATTGCTTACGGAGTAGAAGTAAATTCTATTAACGCAAGTGGATTCACAGCAAAGGATGTTcttgattttattcttcaaagtGGAGGTGAATACAATGACATCAGTATCTTAGAGATGTTCCAGCAAGCAGGAGCAATGAAAGCTATGGATATCACAACAAATCCTGCTTCGACTTTCCAAGTTGAAGTGAAGAACATTAACAAGAATGTTAATCATACAACGCAAAATTCTCGTCCATGGAACCTCTGGAAAGAGTTGAAGCTAGAAATTGAAGAGTCATCAACTGAAACTCAGAACGCATTAATGGTTGTCGCAACGCTTATAGCAACAGTGACATACCAAGCTATACTTAGCCCTCCCAGTGGTTTTTGGTCAGCAGAGTCTCGAAGATCTCAAACGATTAATAGCGTTCAAAAGAGAGATGTTTTGCCTGGAGAGGCTGTCATGACTGGTGACCCTGAAGTTTTTGCCGTATTCACTGTCTTTAATGCAGTTGGATTTTTTGCATCCATCGCCATGATTTCCCTCCTAACCAGCGGGTTTCCTCTCAGAGCCGGCTTGCGTCTTGCCATACTCTCAATGACTGCTACTTACGTGATTGCAGTAATTTATATGTCACCAACAGAAAGGAAAACAATAGACGCAGTGGTCTGGTCGGTTGGCCTGCTAGTTCTCGCAGAGTTTGCCCGTTTTATGATATGGATACTTAAGAAATGGGGTGTCCTTCCTCTGAAAAAGACAAGAACTTCTGCTGATAGGAACCAGGCCACGGtgtgaaattaaaatttcattcatttcAAAGTTCTTTGATGTGTCTGCCCATTAAGCTTGCAAATGAGTTCCGATGTAACATCATAGTAATAATTCATCCAAGATTCTGTTCTGTAGCAGAAGTAGTAAAGATCAATTTCTCACAGCGTTTGTTAATTGtgtaaatttatcaattcaGTACATTCTTCACCTCTCCTTGCTTCATCCATGTCTTCACATTGCAAGATTCTCTAtgttttttcttgcttcttatAAGCCTAGCTATTACCTAGAGGCCCTGTCTTGGGATAGATTAGGTAGCCCAAGTGGAAAACCCAGAATATTGCAAAAAATCATCATACAACAAAGGAAGATTTCAAAAGGATTTTAGGTGACATGCAAGAACTCTACGGTCCCGTGTTTGAAAAATCTAAAcaccaaattataaaaaatctagcTGTGATATTGGATTAGACCGGCGACCGGCGGCTCTTACAGGGTGACCGCTTCTTTTCCAATGCCTCTGACTCGTTATATGCATGTTAAAGTGTTTGGCATCATAAGTTCCTGCTTGATGTCATGAGAtaagacaaatttattttatccattATGATCCAAATCAtggttttttcttgatttttttaaatatacttgTGGTTTCTTGGTGTTCTTTTTTAACACAGATTTTTGTAGCTCAGGTCACAGACTAGTGATGCCCTAAAATCCATCCTTGTGCAACAAAAGGGTTGTAGCTTGACTGGAGTTGCCAAATTCCAATATGCCTCTAAAGAAAACCCATCAAAAAGCTGATGTCATGGATCGGCTTCAGACATTGTTGGATTGGAtacatcaaatcaattaaaaaatcccATTATACttcttgaataaaaagaaaaatcatgcaGATTAATAAAAAGGTTTGTGTAGTGCCCGTCGGCTACACAactcttataaaaatttaagtaaattgagcaattagataaaaaattatgatttttttaaattattattttagtttggagcaatcaatttttttttagtttaaatctGTCTtgctagtgtgtgtgtgtgtatatatatatataaactatccATATAATATGTTCATGGCAGATCTTATCTACTTATACAAGATAAATAACCGACTAATAAGAATTACATGTTATTTAAATCTCGGCTAC is a window encoding:
- the LOC133683204 gene encoding ankyrin repeat-containing protein BDA1-like, with product MDSRLFDAILSGDIAAFRSLLAEDPLILDRISLNSTENPLHLSSLAGQLEITREVACQKPAFARELNQDGFSPIHIASSNGHVELVRELLRVGYDICLLKGKDGKTPLHFAAMKGRVDIVQELVCACPQSVKEVTTCGETVLHVAVKSNQVEAVKVLLEEIKKLDMMEIVNWKDKDGNTIMHLATLRKQHETIRLLIGREAIAYGVEVNSINASGFTAKDVLDFILQSGGEYNDISILEMFQQAGAMKAMDITTNPASTFQVEVKNINKNVNHTTQNSRPWNLWKELKLEIEESSTETQNALMVVATLIATVTYQAILSPPSGFWSAESRRSQTINSVQKRDVLPGEAVMTGDPEVFAVFTVFNAVGFFASIAMISLLTSGFPLRAGLRLAILSMTATYVIAVIYMSPTERKTIDAVVWSVGLLVLAEFARFMIWILKKWGVLPLKKTRTSADRNQATV